One Hydrogenobaculum sp. 3684 genomic window, AAGCACATCAAGATACAAAGCCAAAGCCAAAGATACTGCTGGAGCGTCTGGATCCATGCTTAAAATGCGGGCTGTATCGTAGCTCACATACAAACTAAATAGCACTGTGGCGACTATGGATATAACAAGAGCTACAACACCAGAATGGAAAAATAAGTTTAGTAAGCTTGCCACCACTATAGCTATAAGACCAGCAAACAAAAATCCGCCCATGCCAAGCACATTCACCCTAAAAACGATAGGCACTAAGCTCATACCTACAAACGTAGCTGCGGTGGTAACCAAAGCATAGACTATTGCGGCAGGGTTTACTGCCAAAGCTAAAGAAAGTATAGGAGCTAACGTAAAGCCTGTAATGAAGGTAAATACGTTTAGAAGTATAAAACCTGGCAAAGCCATATCTTTGTTTTGACCCACTATGGATGTGGCAA contains:
- a CDS encoding Bax inhibitor-1/YccA family protein; amino-acid sequence: MERFNSVTTRDYGLLSKVYGLLAFSIASAVVGSVVGLSHVIMVASHFWLFAILEFVLVFATSIVGQNKDMALPGFILLNVFTFITGFTLAPILSLALAVNPAAIVYALVTTAATFVGMSLVPIVFRVNVLGMGGFLFAGLIAIVVASLLNLFFHSGVVALVISIVATVLFSLYVSYDTARILSMDPDAPAVSLALALYLDVLNLFVNILFLFLEFSGNRRS